The proteins below come from a single Pleuronectes platessa chromosome 1, fPlePla1.1, whole genome shotgun sequence genomic window:
- the LOC128439776 gene encoding cortexin domain-containing 1 protein-like → MEVEGTVEPAFVDVDQGLTLACIAFLCLLLMAMIIRCAKVIMDPYSAIPTSTWEEQHLDD, encoded by the coding sequence ATGGAGGTGGAAGGCACAGTGGAACCAGCCTTCGTGGATGTAGACCAGGGCCTGACTCTGGCCTGCATTGCCTTCCTCTGCCTACTGCTTATGGCCATGATCATCCGCTGTGCCAAGGTGATCATGGACCCCTACAGTGCAATCCCCACCTCCACATGGGAGGAACAGCACCTGGACGACTGA